In Alteribacter lacisalsi, a genomic segment contains:
- a CDS encoding GNAT family N-acetyltransferase, whose amino-acid sequence MIIPYHQDCEKIAMGLLSYMPGEKKVKKLQNTMKHYREDPDWQLFFWKEEDTIVGVMGIERDGNRAYLHHLAINPSYRAEGIGRKMVLALGSELKETLCATKSTTAFIESCYEGSET is encoded by the coding sequence ATGATCATTCCGTATCATCAAGACTGTGAAAAAATTGCTATGGGGCTGCTGTCCTATATGCCTGGAGAAAAGAAAGTGAAAAAGCTCCAGAATACGATGAAACATTACAGGGAAGACCCAGACTGGCAGCTGTTTTTCTGGAAAGAAGAGGATACCATCGTCGGCGTAATGGGAATCGAGCGGGACGGGAATCGGGCCTATCTGCATCATCTGGCGATCAACCCGTCCTACCGCGCAGAAGGGATCGGCAGAAAAATGGTTCTCGCACTCGGAAGCGAGCTCAAGGAAACGTTATGTGCCACAAAATCCACCACAGCATTTATTGAGTCGTGTTATGAAGGTTCCGAAACCTGA
- a CDS encoding DUF309 domain-containing protein: MQYPEEYKEYLVYFQAERDLFECHEVMEEKWKEDRQDHWLALIQLAVSLYHHRQGNFPGAVRLLKKVIVTAEQKPAVFRSLGIDTDKWLNLMRERLAVLKKREGYTSFNLPFSDAGLEQDLMSKSRKEGFLWGEPETADNKNLVYKHKLRDRSDVIEARRKSLIKKRKEREAN; the protein is encoded by the coding sequence ATGCAATATCCGGAGGAATACAAAGAATATCTGGTTTATTTTCAGGCAGAACGAGATCTGTTTGAATGTCACGAGGTAATGGAGGAAAAATGGAAGGAAGACCGCCAGGATCACTGGCTTGCTCTGATTCAGCTCGCCGTTTCTCTCTATCATCACCGTCAGGGGAATTTCCCGGGGGCTGTACGACTTCTGAAAAAAGTGATTGTGACTGCTGAACAGAAACCGGCTGTTTTCCGGTCCCTGGGCATTGATACAGACAAATGGCTGAACCTGATGAGAGAAAGGCTTGCCGTACTGAAAAAAAGAGAAGGCTACACATCCTTTAACCTGCCCTTCTCCGATGCAGGACTTGAACAGGATCTCATGTCCAAAAGCAGGAAAGAAGGCTTTTTGTGGGGCGAACCTGAAACTGCTGATAATAAAAATCTGGTATATAAACATAAACTGAGAGACCGTTCGGACGTTATCGAAGCCCGCAGAAAGAGCCTCATAAAAAAAAGAAAAGAAAGGGAGGCCAATTAG
- the ribH gene encoding 6,7-dimethyl-8-ribityllumazine synthase gives MGNVYEGQLVGTGLKVGIVAARFNEFITGKLVGGAQDALRRHGVNEDDVDLAWVPGAFEIPLIAKKMAESGKYDAVVTLGTVIRGSTPHFDYVCSEAAKGVSAAAMSSGIPVIFGVLTTETIEQAIERAGTKAGNKGGEVAVAAIEMASLAKTLDQ, from the coding sequence ATGGGAAACGTATATGAAGGACAACTTGTAGGGACAGGACTGAAAGTAGGGATTGTTGCAGCGAGGTTTAACGAATTTATTACAGGTAAGCTTGTGGGGGGAGCCCAGGACGCTCTCAGACGCCACGGGGTTAACGAGGATGATGTTGATCTTGCGTGGGTACCGGGAGCATTTGAAATTCCTCTGATCGCAAAAAAAATGGCCGAATCCGGCAAGTACGATGCGGTGGTGACCCTTGGTACAGTTATTAGAGGTTCGACACCTCACTTTGATTATGTCTGCTCAGAGGCGGCCAAAGGTGTATCGGCAGCAGCGATGTCCAGCGGCATTCCGGTTATCTTCGGTGTCCTCACGACAGAAACCATTGAGCAGGCAATCGAGCGTGCCGGAACCAAAGCAGGGAACAAAGGCGGCGAGGTAGCTGTCGCAGCCATTGAAATGGCCAGCCTTGCTAAAACACTTGACCAGTAA